One genomic region from Chondrinema litorale encodes:
- a CDS encoding RNA polymerase sigma-70 factor, with product MQTLNNKDIAIRIKEGDFAALEKLYQNNWIRLVNFSFGMLKSKEDAEEAVQDIFIRVWENREKLNPELPINGFLFVVAKRVVLNKLRSKAKELQMVDIHENDAWRNCLAEDQLIYSELTQISEHAIDKLPPKRKEIFLLRKNQGLTNKEIAGHLNVSTQYVEKQMALALSTIRAYLQAHTDIILPLILLFISL from the coding sequence ATGCAGACCTTAAACAACAAAGATATTGCTATCCGAATTAAAGAAGGTGACTTTGCTGCACTTGAAAAACTTTATCAAAATAACTGGATAAGGCTGGTTAACTTTTCTTTCGGCATGCTCAAATCAAAAGAAGATGCAGAAGAAGCCGTACAAGATATTTTTATTAGGGTTTGGGAAAACAGAGAAAAACTTAATCCGGAATTACCGATTAATGGTTTTTTGTTTGTGGTAGCAAAAAGGGTAGTACTTAATAAGTTAAGGTCAAAAGCCAAAGAGCTACAAATGGTAGATATCCATGAAAATGATGCTTGGCGAAATTGTTTGGCAGAAGACCAACTGATTTATAGTGAGCTTACCCAAATTTCTGAGCATGCCATAGATAAACTTCCACCAAAAAGGAAAGAGATTTTTTTACTCAGAAAAAACCAAGGATTAACCAATAAAGAAATTGCTGGCCACCTTAATGTTTCTACTCAATATGTTGAGAAACAAATGGCCTTGGCACTAAGTACAATTAGGGCTTACCTACAAGCGCATACAGATATTATACTCCCGCTTATTCTGCTTTTTATTTCCCTCTAA